Within Candidatus Nanopelagicales bacterium, the genomic segment CGCGAGTATGGCGTACGCCAGCGGTACCGGCGCCGAGTCATGGGCGTACTACGGGACTGTCCCTCGAGTGCAGGCCCTCCTGTTCGGTGCGCTGCTCGCCCTCGTCCTACCCCATGTGGGCGACCGACCAGGCGTTGTTCGTCGGGTACCACCTGGCCTTGTGGGGAGCATGGGGCTCGTCGGATTGACGGTTGCCTTCATCCGTCCTCCGTCCACGGAGGTGATGTTCCGAGGAGGCTTACTGCTGGCGGCGGTCATGGCGGGCATGGTCATCTACGGAATCCTTGGCTCCCCGGCCCTCGCCAGGCTGTTATCTTGGCGGCCGCTAGTAGGGCTGGGGTTGATCTCGTACGGCGTGTACTTGTGGCACTGGCCCGTGTTTCTTTGGCTGCAGGGAAGCCGTGGCGACGCACGACTGTCGCTACAGATGTGGTCGATGGTCGTCACGATCATGTTCGCGTTGTCCTCCTACGTACTTGTCGAGCGTCCTATCCGCTTTGGTCGATTCTCCCGGCTCAGGCCCAGTCGCCAGTGGCTGGTCTACGCGTGCGCGGCAGGTTCGATCGCCGCTTTTGTCATGCTGCCGGCTCGTCACCTCCCGGACCCTGACGATCTCGATTGGCCGGCCACGCAAAGCGTTCCGAGGCAGATCTTCGCCGGTGGCGACTCGACGATGCTGAGCCTCGCGGTGGCCTTCCCGACCGACCAGTATCCGGAAACACATCTGGCGGGCGAGACCCCCATGGGGTGCGGATTGGTGGGTGCGCCGTTCGTCCAGAATGGCGCCACCATCGATCAGGAACGGTGCAGCGGATGGCAGGACAGGTGGCGTCGGGCGGTCGCGAGCCAAACCCCCGACGTGGCGGTGATCGGCAGCGGGGTGTGGGATCTCTTCGATCGAGCAGGGCCGAGCGGGGCGATCCCCCCCGGCGAGCCGGGGTTCGACGAACCGTTCGTTGCAGCGTTCCGGGAGGCAGCCTCGCTCGCCAGTGACGGCGGGCGTCTACCGGTGTTCGTGCTTGGAGTCCCGTGTATGGCATCGCTGAACGATCAGGCGGTGCTCAATGATCGATCCCGGGTCGACACCGTCAATGCGTTGATCCGCGCCGGAATCTCGGACATGCCAGATGTGCACTACGTGGACCTGACAGGTCTCACGTGCCTAGCGGACGGTAGTGCGTTGGTGAAGAAGGATGGCCGGGTCATGCGCGACGATGGAGTCCATTGGACACCGAGCGGGGCACGACTGGTGTGGGCACACATCCTTCAGAAGATCACCGAGGTCGACCAGGCGTGAGCGACACGTCATCGGGCCGGCTTCCCTACAGCCCTGCGCTCGACGGTCTACGGGCGTTGGCCGTCCTCGCCGTCATGCTCTACCACGGTGGGGTCGCGGTCGCCGGTGGCGGATTCCTGGGTGTGGACGTCTTCTTCGTCCTGTCCGGATTCCTCATCACCACGCTGCTCCTGCTCGAGTTCGAGGCCAACGGTCGCCTGGACCTGCCAGCGTTCTGGGGCAGGCGGGCCAGGCGTCTGTTGCCCGCACTGTTCCTCGTTCTAATCACCGTGTTGGTCTACGGCGCGTTCCTGCGAGGAGAAGCGGCGAGCGCCGTCCGCGCCGATGTTCTGGCGACGTTGTTCTACGTCAGCAACTGGTGGTTCATCGCGTCGGGGAACTCCTACTTCGCGCAGTTCCAGGATCCGTCCCCGTTGACTCACACGTGGTCACTCGCGATCGAGGAGCAGTGGTATCTGCTCCTGCCGGTCGTACTGGTGCTACTGCTGCCGAGGGTCAAGCACCGGAGATGGTGGGTGATCATCTTCGTCGCC encodes:
- a CDS encoding acyltransferase family protein, with protein sequence MSTDVRGESGAATRADVPGSARRIPALDGLRAFAVAAVMLFHTASVPLQGGFLGVDVFFVLSGFLITGLLRREGLARGHIALAGFWLRRARRLAPPLLLVLLAVAIARLAVPQVDAAVWRGEILSALTYTTNWFQILTGGDYFAEFGRQSPLVHTWSLAIEEQFYLGFAVLFALVGIRWPTRRFVVLVGVLIVVSAASMAYASGTGAESWAYYGTVPRVQALLFGALLALVLPHVGDRPGVVRRVPPGLVGSMGLVGLTVAFIRPPSTEVMFRGGLLLAAVMAGMVIYGILGSPALARLLSWRPLVGLGLISYGVYLWHWPVFLWLQGSRGDARLSLQMWSMVVTIMFALSSYVLVERPIRFGRFSRLRPSRQWLVYACAAGSIAAFVMLPARHLPDPDDLDWPATQSVPRQIFAGGDSTMLSLAVAFPTDQYPETHLAGETPMGCGLVGAPFVQNGATIDQERCSGWQDRWRRAVASQTPDVAVIGSGVWDLFDRAGPSGAIPPGEPGFDEPFVAAFREAASLASDGGRLPVFVLGVPCMASLNDQAVLNDRSRVDTVNALIRAGISDMPDVHYVDLTGLTCLADGSALVKKDGRVMRDDGVHWTPSGARLVWAHILQKITEVDQA